One genomic region from Jilunia laotingensis encodes:
- a CDS encoding cytochrome c biogenesis protein: protein MITWNNFHLFAIVSIVLWLIGATFALRSSKRSRAAIGLTSAGVLVLGVFIVGLWMFLQRPPLRTMGETRLWYSFFMGIAGLLTYIRWKYRWILSFSTLLSTVFVIINLLKPEIHDQSLMPALQSAWFIPHVTVYMFSYSVLGCAFIIAICGLLRHREEYLVTADNLVYAGVAFLTIGMLLGSLWAKEAWGNYWSWDPKETWAVITWMGYLLYMHLRLQQKTKNKLLYIILIFSFLTLQMCWYGVNYLPSAQQSVHLYNRSN, encoded by the coding sequence ATGATAACCTGGAATAATTTTCACCTGTTTGCTATTGTTTCCATTGTATTATGGCTGATAGGTGCCACATTTGCATTACGGTCTTCAAAACGAAGCAGAGCAGCGATCGGCTTGACATCGGCAGGAGTACTCGTTTTGGGCGTTTTTATTGTCGGCTTGTGGATGTTTCTTCAACGTCCACCATTACGGACTATGGGTGAAACTCGCCTATGGTATTCCTTCTTCATGGGAATCGCAGGTTTATTGACGTACATTCGTTGGAAATACAGATGGATACTTTCCTTCTCAACTCTCCTTTCTACTGTTTTCGTCATCATCAATTTATTGAAGCCTGAGATTCATGATCAGTCTTTGATGCCCGCCTTACAAAGCGCATGGTTCATTCCCCATGTCACGGTTTATATGTTTTCATATTCAGTATTGGGATGCGCCTTTATTATTGCAATTTGCGGTTTGTTGCGTCATAGAGAAGAGTATTTGGTGACAGCCGACAATCTGGTATATGCCGGAGTCGCTTTTTTAACAATCGGAATGTTGCTCGGTTCACTTTGGGCAAAAGAAGCTTGGGGGAATTATTGGAGCTGGGATCCGAAAGAAACATGGGCTGTGATCACTTGGATGGGATATCTTTTATATATGCATCTGCGTCTGCAGCAAAAGACAAAGAACAAGCTGTTATATATTATATTGATATTCTCATTCCTTACATTGCAGATGTGTTGGTATGGAGTGAACTATCTGCCTTCAGCTCAACAAAGCGTACATTTATATAATCGTAGTAACTAA
- a CDS encoding DUF2776 domain-containing protein, translated as MNYGISVLFRAIPLLMALFCFGYGTFIYVLGDDPSRLVAGPVVFSLGMICIALFATAATIIRQIIHTYGRNSKYALPIIAYLSAVITIIGGIVIFSTSDTPGAFVAGHVVAGVGLITTCVATAATSSTRFSLIPLNSKANGHDIPQEAFTDSQERLLKGVAVVASGAAWIWAFVLLGQSEIHPAYFVAGHVMIGLACICTSLIALVATIARQVRNVYSANERNRWPRLVLLMGTVSLFWGVFVIFADSSTTNGVIGYIMIGLGLVCYSISSKVILLAKIWRHEFKLSNRIPMIPILTALTCLFLAAFAFELGTIHEDYFIPARVLAGLGAICFTLFSIVSILESGTSTQ; from the coding sequence ATGAATTACGGTATAAGCGTGTTATTCAGGGCAATTCCGCTGTTGATGGCTCTGTTCTGTTTCGGGTACGGAACATTTATTTATGTTTTGGGCGATGATCCAAGTCGGTTGGTAGCTGGCCCGGTAGTCTTTTCATTGGGGATGATCTGTATTGCACTCTTTGCAACAGCTGCAACTATCATACGACAGATTATCCATACATATGGGCGGAATTCAAAATACGCTTTGCCGATCATTGCCTACCTGTCTGCCGTGATTACTATCATTGGCGGGATTGTCATCTTCTCTACTTCTGATACACCGGGAGCATTCGTTGCCGGACATGTAGTGGCAGGTGTCGGATTGATCACGACATGTGTGGCAACAGCAGCCACTTCTTCAACCCGTTTTTCGCTGATTCCTCTCAATTCAAAAGCAAATGGGCATGATATACCCCAAGAAGCTTTTACCGACAGTCAGGAGCGTTTGTTAAAGGGGGTTGCAGTTGTAGCTTCTGGTGCAGCTTGGATATGGGCTTTCGTATTATTAGGACAAAGCGAGATTCATCCAGCCTATTTCGTAGCAGGCCATGTAATGATCGGTTTGGCCTGCATCTGCACAAGCTTGATTGCATTGGTGGCAACCATAGCCCGGCAAGTGCGGAATGTATATTCGGCAAATGAACGTAACCGATGGCCAAGGTTGGTATTGTTGATGGGGACAGTCTCTTTATTCTGGGGAGTGTTTGTGATTTTTGCCGATTCAAGTACAACAAACGGAGTGATCGGCTATATAATGATTGGTTTAGGATTGGTTTGTTATAGCATTTCCAGCAAAGTTATCCTGTTGGCTAAAATCTGGAGACATGAATTTAAGTTATCCAATCGTATCCCTATGATTCCCATACTTACGGCATTGACCTGTTTGTTCTTGGCTGCTTTTGCATTCGAACTTGGTACCATTCATGAAGATTATTTTATTCCGGCACGTGTTCTTGCAGGACTGGGAGCTATCTGTTTTACATTATTTTCTATTGTCAGCATTCTGGAAAGTGGGACTTCGACTCAATAA
- a CDS encoding RNA recognition motif domain-containing protein has protein sequence MNMYIGNLSYRVKEADLRQVMEEYGTVDSVKLITDRETRKSKGFAFVEMPNDTEARNVISELNGAEYEGRAMVVKEALPRN, from the coding sequence ATGAATATGTACATTGGAAACCTTAGCTATCGTGTTAAGGAAGCAGACCTGAGACAAGTAATGGAAGAGTATGGAACAGTAGATTCAGTAAAACTGATTACCGATCGTGAGACTCGTAAATCTAAAGGATTCGCATTTGTTGAAATGCCAAATGATACTGAAGCCAGAAACGTTATTTCAGAATTAAACGGTGCTGAATATGAAGGTCGTGCAATGGTAGTTAAAGAAGCTTTGCCTCGTAACTAA
- the fabD gene encoding ACP S-malonyltransferase — MKAFVFPGQGAQFVGMGKDLYDNSALAKELFEKANDILGYRITDIMFNGTDEDLRQTKVTQPAVFLHSVISALCMGDDFKPEMTAGHSLGEFSALVAAGALSFEDGLKLVYARAMAMQKACEATPSTMAAIIALPDEKVEEICASVTEGGEVCVPANYNCPGQIVISGSMPGIEKACEQMKAAGAKRALPLKVGGAFHSPLMDPAKIELEAAINATEFHTPKCPVYQNVDALPHTDAAEIKKNLVAQLTASVRWTQTVKNMVADGATDFTECGPGAVLQGLIKKIDSSVNAHGIA; from the coding sequence ATGAAAGCATTTGTATTTCCCGGTCAAGGTGCCCAATTCGTGGGTATGGGTAAAGACCTGTATGACAACTCTGCGTTGGCTAAAGAATTGTTTGAAAAAGCAAATGATATCCTTGGATATCGCATTACCGATATTATGTTCAACGGTACCGATGAAGATCTTCGCCAGACAAAGGTGACTCAACCTGCCGTATTCCTCCATTCCGTAATCTCAGCTCTTTGCATGGGCGATGATTTTAAGCCGGAAATGACTGCTGGTCATTCACTTGGTGAATTTTCCGCATTGGTAGCTGCCGGTGCCCTTTCATTCGAAGATGGACTGAAACTTGTATATGCACGTGCCATGGCTATGCAGAAAGCTTGTGAGGCAACTCCTTCCACAATGGCCGCCATCATAGCTTTACCGGACGAGAAAGTAGAAGAAATATGTGCTTCTGTCACTGAGGGAGGCGAGGTTTGTGTACCTGCAAACTATAACTGTCCGGGACAAATTGTTATTTCAGGTTCCATGCCGGGTATTGAAAAGGCTTGTGAACAGATGAAAGCTGCAGGAGCAAAACGCGCTCTTCCTTTAAAAGTGGGTGGTGCTTTCCATTCTCCACTGATGGATCCTGCCAAGATCGAACTGGAGGCTGCAATTAATGCAACCGAATTCCACACTCCCAAATGTCCGGTTTATCAAAATGTAGATGCGCTGCCTCATACGGATGCTGCTGAAATCAAGAAGAATCTGGTAGCCCAATTAACGGCCTCTGTACGATGGACTCAAACAGTGAAAAACATGGTTGCCGATGGTGCTACCGATTTTACAGAATGTGGTCCGGGAGCTGTTCTTCAAGGACTGATCAAGAAAATCGATTCTTCAGTAAATGCGCACGGAATTGCATAA
- the sucC gene encoding ADP-forming succinate--CoA ligase subunit beta, with amino-acid sequence MKIHEYQAKEIFTGYGIPVERHTLCHSAEEALQAYRRMNVDRVAIKAQVLTGGRGKAGGVKLVNNEKDVYQKSQEILHMNIKGLPVKKVLVSEVVDIAAEYYISFTIDRNMRAVTLMMSASGGMDIEEIARQTPEKILRYSIDPFIGIPDYLARRFAFRLFDKADLADRMAKIIQELYQVFIEKDASLAEVNPLVLTTKGTLIAIDAKMTFDDNALFRHPDIRSLFEPTEEEKLEALAKERGFSYVRMNGDIGCMVNGAGLAMATMDMIKLYGGSPANFLDIGGSSNPMKVIEAMKMLLDDKKVKAVLINIFGGITRGDDIAEGLLQAFDQIESNIPVIVRLTGTNGDIGRELLQTNNRFLVTETMKEATISAIKSAKETSAKEANV; translated from the coding sequence ATGAAGATACACGAATATCAAGCAAAAGAAATTTTTACCGGTTACGGGATTCCTGTTGAAAGACATACTTTGTGTCATTCTGCGGAAGAAGCTCTCCAAGCATACCGGCGGATGAATGTCGACAGAGTTGCCATCAAAGCACAGGTACTGACCGGTGGACGTGGAAAAGCAGGCGGTGTGAAGCTCGTTAACAATGAAAAAGACGTCTATCAAAAGTCTCAAGAGATTTTACACATGAATATTAAAGGACTTCCTGTTAAGAAAGTACTTGTCAGCGAAGTGGTGGATATTGCAGCGGAATATTATATCAGTTTTACCATTGATCGTAATATGCGGGCTGTCACCCTGATGATGAGTGCTTCCGGAGGAATGGATATAGAGGAAATAGCCCGGCAGACTCCTGAAAAGATTCTTCGTTATTCTATTGATCCCTTCATTGGTATTCCCGATTATCTGGCAAGGCGATTTGCATTCAGACTTTTTGATAAAGCAGATCTCGCTGACCGTATGGCAAAAATCATTCAGGAACTTTACCAAGTGTTTATAGAAAAAGATGCTTCGCTCGCTGAAGTGAATCCTCTGGTGCTAACAACCAAGGGTACGCTTATTGCCATAGATGCTAAAATGACATTTGATGACAATGCACTTTTCCGTCATCCCGATATCCGTTCCCTATTCGAACCTACGGAGGAAGAAAAATTGGAGGCATTGGCAAAAGAGAGGGGCTTTAGCTATGTCCGTATGAATGGTGACATCGGGTGCATGGTGAATGGAGCCGGATTGGCTATGGCAACAATGGATATGATAAAGCTCTATGGAGGTAGTCCCGCAAACTTTCTTGATATAGGTGGAAGCTCTAACCCGATGAAAGTAATAGAGGCTATGAAGATGCTTTTGGATGATAAAAAAGTAAAAGCGGTGCTTATCAATATATTTGGCGGAATCACCCGTGGAGATGATATTGCTGAAGGTTTACTTCAAGCCTTCGATCAGATAGAAAGCAACATTCCCGTTATAGTTCGCCTGACAGGTACAAACGGAGATATCGGACGAGAATTATTACAAACCAATAATCGCTTTCTGGTTACTGAGACGATGAAAGAAGCTACAATTTCGGCCATAAAATCAGCAAAAGAAACATCTGCAAAGGAGGCAAACGTATGA
- a CDS encoding cytochrome c biogenesis protein ResB yields MRGQLLFILIYLILAAFIQSILGNFPLYFFTFPLNVILALMWSFLLFRFYKERNRLPFTRFLLSSRTSIFSIISLIGGSLIIGLFPQLSDSEAGMKEGIAAALGCYNFMTSWIFIAILFLLLSNLGLVIIHACYHRKKAKMRFLLNHIGLWLALFAGFFGSSDVLITRIPLYAGKTAQESYSMDGSVYHLDYEMELHSFNVEYYPNGMPSRFAADVRIGDQSTVLEVNHPYNYRFGEDIYLTGYDTRNNGNSQYCVLQIVRQPWKYITVVGILMMLAGAILLFINGPKHTQS; encoded by the coding sequence ATGCGCGGACAACTATTATTTATATTGATTTATCTGATATTAGCTGCTTTTATACAGTCGATATTGGGGAATTTCCCTCTTTATTTTTTCACATTTCCATTGAATGTGATTCTGGCGTTGATGTGGAGCTTTTTGCTATTTCGATTTTATAAAGAAAGAAACAGATTACCATTCACACGTTTTTTGCTATCTTCCCGGACGAGTATCTTTTCTATTATATCATTAATAGGTGGTAGTCTGATTATTGGATTGTTTCCTCAATTATCTGACAGTGAAGCAGGGATGAAAGAAGGGATCGCTGCTGCTCTGGGATGCTATAACTTCATGACTTCATGGATATTCATAGCTATTTTATTTCTGTTACTGAGTAATTTGGGATTAGTAATTATCCATGCTTGTTACCATCGTAAGAAAGCAAAAATGCGTTTCCTGCTCAACCATATAGGTTTGTGGTTAGCATTATTTGCCGGATTCTTCGGAAGCAGCGATGTGTTGATCACTCGTATTCCTTTGTATGCCGGAAAAACTGCTCAAGAGTCATATAGCATGGATGGTTCCGTATATCATCTGGATTATGAAATGGAACTGCATTCTTTTAACGTGGAATATTATCCGAATGGGATGCCTTCCCGATTTGCAGCCGATGTTCGCATTGGAGACCAAAGCACCGTGTTGGAAGTTAATCATCCGTATAACTATCGGTTTGGAGAGGATATATATTTGACCGGATATGATACGAGAAACAATGGTAATTCTCAATATTGTGTGCTGCAAATAGTACGTCAGCCTTGGAAATATATTACTGTGGTTGGAATACTTATGATGTTAGCAGGTGCCATACTGCTATTTATTAACGGGCCAAAACATACTCAATCATGA
- the thiD gene encoding bifunctional hydroxymethylpyrimidine kinase/phosphomethylpyrimidine kinase encodes MKHYPVVLSIAGSDCSGGAGIQADIKTVSALGVYAASAITAVTVQNTKGVRAVHAVPAEIVCSQIEAVMEDMRPDAVKIGMISERIIVQVIAACLRKYNPKYVVYDPVMVSTSGKRLMEEDAIEEIKKELFPLVSLITPNLDEAEVLAGKRIDSFEMMKLTSQQLSESYGTSVLLKGGHLQGDKMLDVLYTDGNIHIYNEKRIVSRNLHGTGCTLSSAIAAYLALGEPMDKAVSKAKIYLSGAIEHGKDVNIGSGNGPLCHFWESSKAVILT; translated from the coding sequence ATGAAACACTATCCGGTTGTCCTTTCTATTGCTGGCTCTGATTGTTCGGGTGGAGCCGGTATCCAGGCAGACATCAAAACTGTTTCCGCACTGGGAGTATACGCAGCATCTGCCATAACTGCTGTAACTGTGCAGAACACAAAAGGTGTACGTGCCGTACACGCTGTCCCGGCAGAAATCGTGTGCAGTCAAATTGAGGCAGTAATGGAAGACATGCGCCCGGATGCAGTAAAGATCGGTATGATCAGCGAACGAATCATCGTCCAGGTTATTGCAGCTTGCTTACGGAAATACAACCCTAAATATGTAGTATACGACCCAGTAATGGTATCTACCAGTGGAAAAAGACTAATGGAAGAAGATGCTATCGAAGAAATTAAAAAAGAGCTTTTTCCATTAGTCAGTCTCATTACTCCAAATTTGGATGAAGCGGAAGTGCTGGCGGGGAAACGTATAGATTCTTTTGAAATGATGAAATTGACGTCACAGCAGTTGTCAGAGTCATATGGGACATCTGTGCTTCTAAAAGGGGGCCACCTTCAAGGTGATAAAATGCTAGATGTACTTTATACTGATGGAAATATACATATATATAATGAGAAAAGAATTGTTAGCAGAAATTTGCATGGGACCGGATGTACCCTTTCATCAGCCATAGCCGCTTATCTTGCTTTAGGAGAGCCGATGGATAAAGCTGTATCAAAAGCAAAAATATATCTTAGCGGGGCTATCGAACATGGAAAAGATGTAAATATAGGGAGTGGAAACGGCCCTTTATGCCACTTTTGGGAATCATCAAAAGCGGTGATCCTCACATAG
- a CDS encoding cytochrome-c peroxidase, with protein MKKSTKLAIALLVVIVLLTVTYRVANKAPSQELTADAQMQEIITSGGCLRCHSANSDLPFYASWPVAGNIVMKDVAEGHRTFDMAEMVEALKAGKPVGKVALAKVEKVMMDGKMPLHQYYMVHWGSTTTGAKKEMALAWAKQHRLAHYANGLSAEEFANEPIRPIADSIPVDMRKVILGDLLYHDTRLSADNTVSCASCHGLNTGGVDNKQYSEGVGGQFGGVNAPTVYNAAYNFVQFWDGRAGTLAEQAAGPPLNPVEMACHSFDEIIAKLQQDENFSKAFTEVYPDGYSEKNITNAIEEFEKTLLTPNSRFDRYLKGDKKAINDVELAGYELFKKYDCATCHVGETLGGQSYELMGVKRDYFADRGLEMTEEDNGRFKQTKDDRDKHRFKVPGLRNIALTAPYFHDGSMKTMKEAVDYMAKYQMNLDLPEDELNKIVSFLETLTGEYKGKLLTNDNFKEL; from the coding sequence ATGAAAAAGAGTACAAAACTTGCCATTGCCCTATTGGTGGTAATAGTCTTATTGACCGTTACCTATCGCGTCGCGAACAAAGCTCCTTCTCAGGAACTTACTGCTGACGCACAGATGCAGGAAATTATTACATCGGGAGGCTGTCTGCGCTGCCATTCCGCAAACTCCGATCTCCCATTTTATGCCAGTTGGCCAGTTGCCGGGAATATCGTTATGAAAGACGTTGCCGAAGGCCACCGCACTTTCGATATGGCGGAAATGGTTGAAGCATTGAAAGCTGGAAAACCTGTGGGTAAAGTTGCTCTGGCTAAAGTGGAGAAAGTGATGATGGATGGAAAAATGCCTTTGCACCAATACTATATGGTACATTGGGGCTCGACTACCACAGGTGCAAAAAAAGAAATGGCACTTGCTTGGGCTAAACAGCACCGCCTTGCGCATTACGCTAACGGTCTTTCCGCTGAAGAATTCGCTAATGAACCGATTCGCCCCATTGCGGATTCTATTCCAGTGGACATGCGTAAAGTAATCCTTGGCGACTTGCTATATCATGATACTCGTCTTTCGGCAGACAATACCGTTTCTTGTGCTTCCTGTCACGGATTAAATACCGGAGGAGTAGACAATAAGCAATATTCCGAAGGTGTCGGTGGACAATTCGGTGGTGTTAATGCTCCTACTGTTTATAATGCCGCATATAATTTCGTTCAGTTCTGGGACGGTCGAGCCGGAACACTCGCTGAACAAGCCGCTGGCCCTCCTTTGAACCCGGTAGAGATGGCTTGTCACTCTTTTGACGAAATCATTGCCAAACTGCAGCAGGATGAAAATTTCTCCAAAGCTTTTACCGAAGTATATCCTGACGGTTATTCTGAAAAAAACATCACGAATGCTATCGAAGAATTTGAAAAGACATTACTGACTCCGAACTCACGTTTCGATCGCTATCTGAAAGGCGATAAAAAAGCTATTAATGATGTAGAATTGGCAGGTTACGAGCTTTTTAAAAAATATGATTGTGCTACCTGCCATGTTGGAGAGACCCTTGGTGGGCAGTCTTACGAATTAATGGGAGTAAAGAGAGATTATTTTGCTGACAGAGGTCTTGAAATGACAGAAGAAGATAATGGTCGTTTCAAACAGACTAAAGATGATCGTGATAAGCACCGTTTTAAAGTGCCAGGTCTGAGAAACATAGCTTTGACTGCTCCTTATTTCCATGACGGAAGCATGAAAACGATGAAAGAGGCTGTAGATTATATGGCAAAATATCAAATGAATCTTGATCTTCCGGAGGATGAACTAAACAAAATAGTTTCCTTCTTAGAAACCTTGACAGGCGAATACAAAGGCAAACTGCTGACAAATGACAATTTTAAAGAGTTATAA
- the ileS gene encoding isoleucine--tRNA ligase has product MSKKFAEYSQFDLSQVNKDVLKKWDENQVFAKSMTEREGCPSFVFFEGPPSANGMPGIHHVMARSIKDIFCRYKTMKGYQVKRKAGWDTHGLPVELGVEKALGITKEDIGKKISVAEYNAACRKDVMKYTKEWEDLTHKMGYWVDMKHPYITFDNRYIETLWWLLKQLYKKGLLYKGYTIQPYSPAAGTGLSSHELNQPGCYRDVKDTTVVAQFKMKNPKPEMAEWGTPYFLAWTTTPWTLPSNTALCVGPKIDYVAVQSYNAYTGQPITVVLAKALLNAHFNPKAADLKLEDYKPGDKLVPFKVIAEYKGPDLVGMEYEQLIPWVNPGEGAFRVIPGDYVTTEDGTGIVHIAPTFGADDALVAKAAGVPPLQLVNKKGELRPMVDLTGKFYTLDELDETFVKERVNIDLYKEYAGRFVKNAYDPSLTDQDETLDVSICMMMKANNLAFKIEKHVHNYPHCWRTDKPVLYYPLDSWFIRSTACKERMMELNKTINWKPESTGTGRFGKWLENLNDWNLSRSRYWGTPLPIWRTEDNSDEMCIESVEELYNEIEKSVAAGFMKSNPYKEKGFVPGQYSEDNYNKIDLHRPYVDDIILVSKDGKPMKRETDLIDVWFDSGAMPYAQIHYPFENKELLDKHLVYPADFIAEGVDQTRGWFFTLHAIATMVFDSVSYKAVISNGLVLDKNGNKMSKRLGNAVDPFSTIEKYGSDPLRWYMITNSSPWDNLKFDVDGIEEVRRKFFGTLYNTYSFFALYANVDGFEYKETDVPMEERPEIDRWILSVLNTLIKEVDTCYNEYEPTKAGRLISDFVNDNLSNWYVRLNRKRFWGGGFTQDKLSAYQTLYTCLETVAKLMAPIAPFYADRLYSDLIAATGRDSVVSVHLAKFPECNESIINKELETQMQMAQDVTSMVLALRRKVNIKVRQPLQCIMVPVVDEEQKAHIEAVKALIMNEVNVKEIRFVDGAAGVLVKKVKCDFKKLGPKFGKQMKSVAAAVAAMSQDAIAELEKNGRYTFDLDGAAVVIEAVDVEIFSEDIPGWLVANEGKLTVALEVTVTEELRREGIARELVNRIQNIRKSSGFEITDKIRVTISKNLQTDDAVKEYKDYICNQVLGTSLELADEVKDGTELNFDDFSLFVNVIKE; this is encoded by the coding sequence ATGAGCAAGAAGTTTGCTGAATATTCACAGTTCGACCTCTCACAGGTAAACAAGGATGTATTGAAAAAATGGGACGAAAACCAGGTTTTCGCCAAGAGTATGACAGAACGTGAAGGCTGTCCTTCGTTTGTTTTCTTCGAAGGACCTCCCTCAGCCAATGGTATGCCGGGTATTCACCATGTGATGGCCCGTTCTATTAAAGATATATTCTGCCGTTACAAAACAATGAAAGGCTATCAGGTGAAACGTAAAGCCGGATGGGACACTCACGGACTTCCGGTTGAATTGGGTGTAGAGAAGGCTTTAGGAATCACGAAGGAAGACATCGGCAAAAAGATTTCCGTAGCCGAATATAATGCAGCTTGTCGGAAAGATGTGATGAAATACACGAAAGAGTGGGAAGACCTGACTCACAAGATGGGATATTGGGTAGACATGAAGCACCCTTATATCACATTTGACAACCGCTATATTGAAACATTGTGGTGGCTCTTGAAACAATTATATAAAAAAGGACTGTTATATAAAGGATACACCATCCAACCGTATTCACCGGCTGCCGGAACAGGTTTGAGTTCCCATGAGTTGAACCAACCGGGCTGTTACCGTGATGTGAAAGATACTACCGTTGTGGCTCAGTTCAAGATGAAAAATCCAAAGCCGGAAATGGCTGAGTGGGGGACTCCGTATTTTCTCGCATGGACTACCACACCATGGACATTGCCGTCAAACACTGCACTTTGTGTAGGCCCGAAGATAGATTATGTAGCCGTACAATCTTATAATGCATATACCGGCCAACCTATCACTGTAGTTTTGGCAAAAGCTTTGTTAAATGCACATTTCAATCCTAAAGCTGCCGATCTGAAGCTGGAAGATTACAAACCTGGTGACAAACTCGTACCGTTCAAAGTAATAGCCGAATATAAAGGCCCCGACCTGGTTGGCATGGAATACGAACAACTGATTCCTTGGGTAAATCCGGGAGAGGGTGCATTCCGCGTTATCCCGGGTGATTATGTAACCACAGAAGACGGTACGGGTATCGTGCATATCGCTCCTACGTTTGGTGCGGATGATGCCCTGGTAGCTAAAGCAGCCGGTGTACCTCCGTTGCAACTAGTCAATAAAAAGGGGGAACTCCGTCCTATGGTCGATCTGACCGGTAAATTCTATACTTTAGATGAACTTGACGAAACGTTTGTAAAAGAGCGCGTTAATATTGATCTATATAAAGAATATGCCGGCCGTTTTGTGAAAAATGCTTATGATCCGTCTCTGACCGATCAGGATGAGACTCTGGATGTAAGCATTTGCATGATGATGAAAGCTAACAACCTCGCTTTCAAAATCGAAAAGCATGTACACAACTATCCACACTGCTGGCGTACGGACAAACCTGTACTTTACTATCCATTGGACAGTTGGTTTATTCGTTCGACAGCATGCAAAGAACGGATGATGGAATTGAATAAAACCATCAACTGGAAACCAGAGTCAACAGGAACCGGTCGTTTTGGTAAATGGCTCGAAAACTTGAACGACTGGAATCTGAGCCGATCACGTTATTGGGGCACTCCATTACCGATCTGGCGTACTGAAGACAACAGCGATGAGATGTGCATTGAATCCGTAGAAGAACTATACAATGAAATAGAAAAATCGGTCGCTGCAGGATTTATGAAATCTAATCCATACAAAGAGAAAGGTTTCGTTCCAGGGCAGTATTCGGAAGATAATTATAATAAAATCGATTTGCATCGTCCGTATGTAGATGACATCATCCTTGTTTCCAAAGATGGAAAACCAATGAAACGTGAAACGGACTTGATTGACGTTTGGTTCGATTCAGGAGCTATGCCATATGCCCAGATTCACTATCCGTTTGAAAACAAAGAATTGTTAGACAAACATCTGGTATATCCTGCTGACTTTATTGCCGAAGGGGTGGATCAGACCCGTGGATGGTTCTTTACTTTGCATGCCATTGCTACAATGGTGTTCGATAGTGTCTCTTATAAAGCAGTCATATCCAACGGACTCGTACTGGATAAAAACGGAAACAAAATGTCCAAACGATTGGGCAACGCAGTCGATCCATTCTCCACAATTGAAAAGTACGGTTCCGATCCTTTGCGGTGGTATATGATTACGAATTCTTCTCCTTGGGATAATCTGAAATTTGATGTAGACGGTATTGAAGAAGTCCGCCGCAAGTTCTTTGGTACATTATATAATACGTATTCATTCTTCGCTCTCTATGCGAATGTAGACGGATTTGAATATAAGGAGACGGATGTTCCGATGGAAGAACGTCCCGAAATCGATCGTTGGATTCTTTCCGTACTGAACACATTAATAAAAGAAGTAGATACTTGTTACAATGAATACGAACCGACAAAAGCCGGACGTTTAATCTCGGATTTCGTTAACGATAACTTGTCGAACTGGTATGTACGCTTGAATCGTAAACGTTTCTGGGGCGGTGGATTCACTCAAGATAAACTATCGGCCTATCAGACACTGTATACATGTTTGGAAACAGTAGCTAAATTGATGGCTCCGATTGCACCGTTCTATGCGGATCGTTTGTACAGTGATCTGATTGCAGCTACGGGACGTGACAGTGTAGTATCCGTTCATTTGGCTAAGTTCCCTGAATGCAATGAAAGCATAATCAATAAAGAGTTGGAAACTCAGATGCAAATGGCTCAGGATGTCACCTCTATGGTATTGGCATTGCGTCGTAAAGTTAATATCAAAGTTCGCCAACCGCTTCAATGTATCATGGTTCCGGTAGTTGATGAAGAACAAAAAGCCCATATTGAAGCCGTAAAAGCACTGATCATGAATGAGGTGAATGTGAAAGAGATCAGATTCGTAGATGGGGCTGCCGGTGTCTTAGTGAAGAAAGTGAAATGTGATTTCAAAAAACTCGGTCCGAAATTCGGCAAACAGATGAAATCTGTCGCTGCTGCAGTTGCGGCAATGTCACAAGATGCTATCGCTGAATTGGAAAAGAATGGCAGATATACTTTCGACTTGGATGGAGCAGCAGTGGTCATTGAAGCAGTCGATGTGGAAATCTTCAGTGAAGACATTCCAGGATGGCTTGTTGCGAATGAAGGTAAATTGACTGTTGCTCTAGAGGTTACAGTCACAGAAGAACTTCGTCGCGAGGGTATTGCCCGTGAATTGGTAAACCGTATTCAGAACATTCGCAAATCGAGCGGTTTTGAAATAACAGACAAGATAAGAGTAACAATCTCTAAAAATCTGCAAACAGATGATGCTGTAAAAGAATATAAAGACTATATTTGTAACCAAGTTTTAGGGACTTCCCTCGAACTGGCAGATGAAGTGAAAGACGGGACTGAACTGAACTTTGATGATTTTTCTTTGTTTGTCAATGTTATAAAAGAATGA